The proteins below come from a single Corvus hawaiiensis isolate bCorHaw1 chromosome 20, bCorHaw1.pri.cur, whole genome shotgun sequence genomic window:
- the RAD51D gene encoding DNA repair protein RAD51 homolog 4 isoform X1, producing the protein MVVLRAGLCPGLTEDMIQLLRANGIKTVVDFVSSDLEDVAQKCSLSYKALVAVRRVLLAQFSAFPANGADLYEELKSSTAILPTGSPSLDQLLDSGLYTGEVTELMGAPGSGKTQVCLGIAASVSLSLKQHVLFLDSTGGFTASRLYQMLRAQTEDEEEQLEALQRIQVVRVFSIYELLSALQELRDRLSQQVVSSMGPLKMMVLDSVSAVIYPLLGGRQSEGLALMMQLSRELKTLAREFSLAVVVTNQVTRDSSTGPLKPALGRSWSFVPSTRVLLESKEATWEKATTQRVASLAKSPRQPTGIQVELDIGNGDALEPSPVTPTQGL; encoded by the exons ATGGTGGTCCTgcgggctgggctctgccctggtcTCACTGAAGACATGATCCAGCTTCTCAGGGCCAATGGCATCAAGACAG TGGTGGACTTTGTGTCTTCAGACCTGGAGGATGTTGCCCAGAAGTGTTCCCTGTCTTACAAG GCACTGGTTGCAGTCAGACGTGTGCTCCTGGCCCAGttctctgccttccctgccaaCGGAGCAGACCTCTATGAGGAGCTCAAGAGCTCCACTGCTATCCTGCCCACTGGCAGCCCAAG CCTGGACCAGCTGCTGGACTCGGGGCTGTACACGGGGGAAGTGACGGAGCTCATGGGAGCACCGGGCAGCGGGAAGACACAG GTGTGCCTGGGCATTGCAGCCAGTGTGTCTCTGAGCCTCAAGCAGCACGTCCTGTTTCTCGACTCCACGGGGGGTTTCACTGCCTCCCGTCTCTACCAGATGCTCCGAGCCCAGAcagaggatgaggaagagcAG ctggaggctctgcaGCGGATCCAGGTGGTCCGTGTGTTCAGCATCTATGAGCTGCTGAGTGCCTTGCAGGAGCTGCGGGATCGCCTCTCCCAGCAG GTCGTGAGCTCCATGGGACCTCTCAAGATGATGGTGCTGGACTCGGTGTCGGCTGTGATTTACCCTCTGCTGGGTGGCAGGCAGTCAGAGG GTTTGGCCCTCATGATGCAGCTCTCCAGGGAGCTGAAGACCCTGGCCAGGGAGTTCAGCCTTGCTGTTGTG GTGACCAACCAGGTGACAAGGGACAGCAGCACTGGCCCACTGAAGCCAGCCCTTGGCCGCTCCTGGAGTTTCGTGCCCAGCACCCgggtgctgctggagagcaaAGAAGCCACCTGGGAGAAAGCCACCACACAGCGTGTTGCTTCCCTGGCAAAGTCACCCCGGCAG CCGACAGGGATACAGGTGGAGCTGGACATCGGAAACGGTGACGCGTTGGAACCGAGCCCGGTGACACCCACACAGGGACTCTGA
- the RAD51D gene encoding DNA repair protein RAD51 homolog 4 isoform X2, whose translation MASRQWWTLCLQTWRMLPRSVPCLTSLDQLLDSGLYTGEVTELMGAPGSGKTQVCLGIAASVSLSLKQHVLFLDSTGGFTASRLYQMLRAQTEDEEEQLEALQRIQVVRVFSIYELLSALQELRDRLSQQVVSSMGPLKMMVLDSVSAVIYPLLGGRQSEGLALMMQLSRELKTLAREFSLAVVVTNQVTRDSSTGPLKPALGRSWSFVPSTRVLLESKEATWEKATTQRVASLAKSPRQPTGIQVELDIGNGDALEPSPVTPTQGL comes from the exons ATGGCATCAAGACAG TGGTGGACTTTGTGTCTTCAGACCTGGAGGATGTTGCCCAGAAGTGTTCCCTGTCTTACAAG CCTGGACCAGCTGCTGGACTCGGGGCTGTACACGGGGGAAGTGACGGAGCTCATGGGAGCACCGGGCAGCGGGAAGACACAG GTGTGCCTGGGCATTGCAGCCAGTGTGTCTCTGAGCCTCAAGCAGCACGTCCTGTTTCTCGACTCCACGGGGGGTTTCACTGCCTCCCGTCTCTACCAGATGCTCCGAGCCCAGAcagaggatgaggaagagcAG ctggaggctctgcaGCGGATCCAGGTGGTCCGTGTGTTCAGCATCTATGAGCTGCTGAGTGCCTTGCAGGAGCTGCGGGATCGCCTCTCCCAGCAG GTCGTGAGCTCCATGGGACCTCTCAAGATGATGGTGCTGGACTCGGTGTCGGCTGTGATTTACCCTCTGCTGGGTGGCAGGCAGTCAGAGG GTTTGGCCCTCATGATGCAGCTCTCCAGGGAGCTGAAGACCCTGGCCAGGGAGTTCAGCCTTGCTGTTGTG GTGACCAACCAGGTGACAAGGGACAGCAGCACTGGCCCACTGAAGCCAGCCCTTGGCCGCTCCTGGAGTTTCGTGCCCAGCACCCgggtgctgctggagagcaaAGAAGCCACCTGGGAGAAAGCCACCACACAGCGTGTTGCTTCCCTGGCAAAGTCACCCCGGCAG CCGACAGGGATACAGGTGGAGCTGGACATCGGAAACGGTGACGCGTTGGAACCGAGCCCGGTGACACCCACACAGGGACTCTGA